The Aerosakkonema funiforme FACHB-1375 genome includes the window TTGTCTGCAAGAAGCGGGGTACTATTTCCCCAAGCTGTTGTTGTGGACTTGAAGGCTGGCGCGAATGGATAGATGTATTGAAAACAGGTGTGTCGCCTTGGTTGGGACACGATCCGAGTCCGTGGATTGAGATAACGGGTGATGTACTTCGTGTTTGGTCAGATGGTGGCATAATGCAAGTCAACAATGCCTTTTACATTGATATTTCACGTACTCATTTTGAGGAATCACTGATACTTGTAGAACAAGATCTTCAGGGGTTTTTGTTTTCTATTGAAAGTTGGGCGCAAGAAATCGGATTTGTAGAGTCTAGGGAATTAGTTCAGAAATTTGATGAGTGTTTTAGTATTAGGAAAAGATGGAGATATTAGAGGCAAGTCGTCCCAGTTGAAATTGCGAACTTGCTGCTTGGGTTTCCTAACTCGCTACTTGCAAGAAGTTACTCGATCGCACTTCCATACCACGTCATCTACGCGATCGAAACTGGTACAGATAAACCCGGTTTCTTCAAGAAACCGGGTTTATAACCCATCTTATAGAAACTCGACTTCTCACACTAACGACAAAACTTTTCCACACAACCGACAAAAATTTCCACTCCCATCCCCAACGCTGTCTCATCAAAATCAAAGCGAGGATGATGGTGCGGATAAGCTAAATTTAGATTGGGATTGGCAGAACCTAAAAAGAAATAACAACCCGGTACTGCTTGCAGAAAGAATGACATATCTTCCGCACCCATTGTTTGACAATTTGGCACCACACCCAAAGGAGTTTCTACTACCTCTAAGGCGACCGATCGCACTAACTCAGCTATCCCAGGATCGTTAATCGTAGCTGGATATTGCCGCCAATAATTCCAATCGTACTTCGCGCCGTGACTTTGGCAAACTCCGGCAATAATTTGTTCGATTCGTTTTGGTAAAAACTCTCCCAAAGTTGGGTTAAAATATCGTACCGTGCCACCTATTTTCGCCGTATCTGCTATCACGTTAATTGCAGTTCCGGCATGAAATTCTCCCACCGTTACTACCGCTGACTCGATCGGATCGACATTGCGCGATACGATCGTCTGCAACGCATTCACGATTTGGCTGGCGACGACGATCGAATCGATCGTTTGATGCGGTATCGCACCATGTCCGCCTTTACCCATAATCGTGCATCGAAAACCCTCGGTCGCCGCCATCAATGCGCCACTACGAACGCCTACCCTACCAACGGGTAGCTGGTTCCACAAGTGAAGGCCAATTATAGCATTAACATCGGGATTTGTCAATACTCCCGCTTCGATCATCGGTTTTGCGCCCCCCGGCCCTTCTTCTGCGGGTTGGAAGATAATTTTTACAGTACCGGCGAAGTCATCGCGATGTTGAGAAAGATAATAAGCTGTTCCCAGTGCGATCGCGGTATGTCCGTCGTGACCGCAGGCGTGCATTACCCCATCGTGCTGGGATTTGTAGGGTACATCGTTCTCTTCCTGAATTGGCAAAGCATCCATATCTGCCCGAATTGCCAGCACCGGTCCCGGTTGACGCCCCGCAATGGTCGCCACAATACCCGTTTGGGCGACTCCAGTTTGGCGATCGATTCCCCATTCCTGTAGTTTCTTCGCGACAAATTCAGAAGTCAACTTCTCCCGGAAACCGAGTTCGGGACGTTGATGCAAGTTTCTGCGCCATTCTACAAGGCTATTTTGCAATCCGCGAATTTCTAAGCGGATGCGGGATAAGTCTACGGAAGGAGAACTCAGGAAAGTGGAAATCATTTTTCAAACTTTGACAGGTGCGCTCGTTTCAAGGATACTAGATTTTTGCCCAGGACTTACGCACGACCATCCGAGAAACCGGGTTTCTGGGTAGAACTGTAGTTCCCTAGCGACGATTTTTCAGAGAAACCGGGTTTCTTTGCGAAAATTGCAGTGCGGACGAGAGTTTGTCTAGCTACAGACTTTAGTCTGTCGGCGTTGTTGGCACACTTCTCCCCAAGATCTGCCACAATTTCACTCCTGCAAACACACCCAAAACTGCCAATAAAACAACAGTAAAAATCGGCACGATTATTCCCAAAACTGACAAAATAATCGAAGTTGCTAACTCAACTGTTGCCAACAATGGATTAGCAACTCCCCCAGTCGTTCCCGTTGAAACAAAGCGGGTAATATTAGTTAACGCTTCCACAATTCCAGCAGAACCACCGCCTGCGATAATGGCGACACTCCATTGCAGCAACGGATCGACATGAGAAAAGAACGAGGCGGTGATAGTAGTGCCAGTGGCGATCGCAATCGGTGTAGCCAGCAAATCCAATACGTGATCTACCCAGGGAATATAATATCCCAAAACTTCGATACCAGTCGCGATCGCAAACGCTGTCAGCGCCTCATAAGTGCCAATCCACTCAAAGCCTGGGGATAGGGTCAAATGCCCGGAAAGTGCGGCCATACTCATCACCAAAGGCGGTACAAATACGCGAAATCCGCACGCCGCACTCAAACTAATGCCAATGCAAATTCCTAATAAAATATCCATACGCTTTTTTACCTTTACCCCCTATTCTTAACCTTGCCTAATTGCCAGGTGGCTCTACATCCAACCGCCGACATAGTTAGATGAAGTAATGAGTAATGAGTAAAGAGTAATTACGAGTCTGTACCTATCAATTTAATCCCAACGAAAGAGTAAAACTAAATACTAAATTGCTAAAACCTTTAGCAGTAACAAAGAGGATATCACCTATGACTAACCAGCAAAATCGAGTATTGCCAGAAGATCCCAGAGAAGCGGAACCTGGAAGGGGTGCGCCCGGTAACAACCACTATGGAGTGCAATTGTCGGAAAATGTATTGGGGGTCAACGCTCCGGATGCAGAAATTCCATCTAATGTAGATGTAGACCTC containing:
- a CDS encoding M20 metallopeptidase family protein, giving the protein MISTFLSSPSVDLSRIRLEIRGLQNSLVEWRRNLHQRPELGFREKLTSEFVAKKLQEWGIDRQTGVAQTGIVATIAGRQPGPVLAIRADMDALPIQEENDVPYKSQHDGVMHACGHDGHTAIALGTAYYLSQHRDDFAGTVKIIFQPAEEGPGGAKPMIEAGVLTNPDVNAIIGLHLWNQLPVGRVGVRSGALMAATEGFRCTIMGKGGHGAIPHQTIDSIVVASQIVNALQTIVSRNVDPIESAVVTVGEFHAGTAINVIADTAKIGGTVRYFNPTLGEFLPKRIEQIIAGVCQSHGAKYDWNYWRQYPATINDPGIAELVRSVALEVVETPLGVVPNCQTMGAEDMSFFLQAVPGCYFFLGSANPNLNLAYPHHHPRFDFDETALGMGVEIFVGCVEKFCR
- a CDS encoding DUF4126 domain-containing protein codes for the protein MDILLGICIGISLSAACGFRVFVPPLVMSMAALSGHLTLSPGFEWIGTYEALTAFAIATGIEVLGYYIPWVDHVLDLLATPIAIATGTTITASFFSHVDPLLQWSVAIIAGGGSAGIVEALTNITRFVSTGTTGGVANPLLATVELATSIILSVLGIIVPIFTVVLLAVLGVFAGVKLWQILGRSVPTTPTD